The Solanum pennellii chromosome 11, SPENNV200 sequence CTTCGTGTAGGGAAAATGGTTCTAATTTCCGAATCTCATGGAAAACCCTTTTTGCTCCGCTTAGCTAGGGGTAATTTAGTGATAGGTTCTACAGACCAAGGGATAAATCATTAGACTCATTCATGAATGTTTGAAATCAATATTATGCAAGGAGACATTCGAATTGAAGGGTGGTACTAAATCAGTCTATTTCCGGCATTATATCCACACTCTAGACGCTATGAGTATGGTTCATAAGTTATTTGAAATGATTATAAAAGATTTTGGGCCAAAAAATGCTGATCAGTAAAATACTCTCTCAAGTTCATTGAAAAATCTGAGAAAATCATGACTTCATGTTTAGAGACCCCTAAATTATGGATCATGTGAAATCGGTCGGAATGAAGCAATTCATACAAGTGCAAATAAGTGATCAAAATGGCTATCAAGCAAAAAAGTTTAGTGCATGTTCAAGCCTAACCATGTTTAACTCTAATTAATGTGGTTTTGGTTTGGCTTGCAGACGTATTTAGGAAAATATATATCCATGGATTAAAACACACATAATTTCTAAGCAACTAATAGACAGAGCCCACACCGCGAAACATGTTAACATTTCACCTAGTAGCTTCTTTCCAGCTCCTGGTTTTGAAGATATTAAGTACATGGCCCAATCTACAGTTAATCTTACAGCACCTACATAAGGTTACAGGTACGCTTAAATGGATGCAAAGCACCCGACACTAAATGAAAAGAGGGTAGGGTAACTTGGTGATAACAAGGGGGTGGGTATTACCAGCGATGTCGGGTGCAAAATAGAGTATGAAAAGATACCATTAACAGTAACTAGATCTAGTCTACTTTTACTATTAATGTACAATGTAACATGCACTCCCAATTCCAAAAGGGTTTACTGCCGCGGTGCTGCTGGAGCCGTCTGCTGATGGGCCTGTCCATAGAATCCAATACCAGAAGGACGGTAAAATCCGCTGTTGGCAGGCTGCTGCTGAGATTGTAGCTGTGCTTGCTGGGGTGGTGGAGGAGGAGGCCTCAGTCCCATTGCAATTTGAGAAGACACAGGTTGTTGAAGGCCAGTGCTATATCCATATGGCATCACCCCCATCATCATACCTGTAGATTGAACTAACTGACTTGCAGGGGAATTTGCTGGATGTAATGATGGAGGGGGAGGGGGAGGAGGTGGAAGCGGAGCTTGTATCTGGTTTGGCTGGGACACAGATTGCATGGCTGAGGATGGGGCAAGAGGAATGCTAGTAAGCAATTGTTGAGATGAAGTAAAGTAAGTGGAGCTACCCCTTTCAGAACTGTTCATATCAGAAAAAGTCATTGGCTTATCTAATTTGAGCCGTTTCTCTGGGGATGCAAAAGGCAAGCTAGAAGTGAAGCCAGTTGATTTCAATCCACTGCTCAGTGATGCAGCTTCTTCAGCAACAAGGGATGAAAGAACAGAGGTTAACATTTGAGCAGAAGATGTTGAAGCAGCAAGTTTTGCAGCAACAGCTGCTGCTGCCGaacttttgctttcctcttcatTACTTTTGGAATTTGTGAAGGAAGTCACGGGATTGGGAGGTGGAGGCAGAGGAGGTATGTTGATTAATTGCACTGAAGGCGGGGTTGGTTCAGTCGTTCTGGTGACTTCAATTGGAAGGATACCAGTATTCACTGGTGGAGCAGCAACACTGGGAGATGTCAGCCTCCTCCTTGCATTTTTTACTAGTTCAATCTGACCACACGCAACCTGCATGTCAACCAGCTATCCAATGATTACATTTTTGCAGACACCAGcgaaaaatatcttttaagaaTCAAGGACAAAGTGATGCATATAAACAGTTCTCATTTATAAAAGCTATCCAATAATTACATTTTTGCATAGGATTAAAATTCAGGGTGAAAATGGAGATATGGCAGTCTTAAGACTACTATAAATTAAACTGGCTGACTGAAACCTATGTTTGATTAAGAATCAAAAGGTGTTGCTCATTAGACAAGGCCCACATGTTCATCACTGGTGTTCTTGAGAAAACCAAAAACTTCAAACTTGAGAACTCGAAAGTGTGCAGCTTACACATAAAGTTAGAGAGACAAGCCCCGATCAAATGTGGAAGAAAATGATACACAATCATGCTGTGGTTTATTGGAATTCCACAAAAGACTAAGGGGTTGTTTGGTTGGGAACAAGTTATCCCCAGTTAATTAAATCCCAGGATAAGTTATCCCGGAATAAGTGagataacttatcccatcactaCCGCAAAAATGGTGGGATAAATAATTCAAAGACTACCTAATACCTCCAACCAAACATGGGATAAAATAATCCTACATTTAATCCTGGAATAATTATATCTTATACCTCAAACCAAACGACTCCTAAGATTGCATGCACACCAAAGCGGCTCAACACCAATGCCAAGCATTCAAAAGCATGTCATTAGCATGAACAGGCTACATTCAATGAAAATAGTTCAAGAGAATCGGCCTGGTCTGCTTGGGCATATGCAACTACTGAAGCTTCGAAGATACAATGATAATAGGTGAGTGAATCAACCTGATTTGTCATTAAGCATTGAGCAGGCTAAAatacatacccagtgtaatcccacaagtagGTTATAGGGAGGGTGGtgtgtacgcagaccttaccgTCTAAAACAACATACCGGTGTAATTTAACAGATTTTCACCTCTACTTAAACACCAAGTTCCTGTCAGAGGCAGGGTTCAAACCCGTGATGTAAGCCTAAACCATACATCACACACTGCTGTCTTACCACTAGACCGAGCCACGGGATGCACATACCCTGAAGAAGTCATCTTGCCAATTGCTGTCTACATCTAGTCACACATAATGACAAATTGGATAACAAAGTTATCCGTTTCCAAATAGTTGTCCACATCGAGTCACACAAAATGACAAATTAGACAAAAAGGGTAAACAGTTGTTTTGTTCAAgagcaatttttttaaaaaccgaATAGCACAAATACAAGACTTGTAGGGCCTTAAGCAAAAAGTGAGAAGTGATATTGCCAAATGAAGAGCATAATTTGAAGACAATACAACTAGTTGCTTAATATATGTGAATACACTCATAACACTGATTGCAACTTAAGCCACTAATTTTTAGCATCTAATGCCCTATAATAATCCAAAGCTCATAAAGTGACTATTGTGCTCTTACTCCACATTCTATCAAACATAAAATAGTACATGGATTCTAGTACACCTTAATGCGACTATTACTTAATATTTTCAAGCAAGCTTTGCATAATGTTATGCAGTGATACTTCTTACACGGCCAATCAAACACTGCATTACTTCTATGGAGATTATTTTCCTAATTCACTCAACCaaatattgttttatattatgtGGAATCTAATGTTGAGATTCCTCTAGCTTAACTAGAGTGCTCTCCCTTCCTTACAATGCACATTTgtataacattcatgttagagcttttaaaatatttaatacccCATaccatttcaaaaatatttcatataattagtTAGTAATATTATCCATCAAACTTATGTCAACTGTTACTTTAGTAACTCTTCCATTACCATTCAATTACTTTACGTGATGAAGCTCACTTTTGAAAACATTGGTTGAGGTTGAATTGGAATCCTGGATAGGGTTGAATGGGTGAAATTTTTGGGGAGACTTTGTTGTTAGGCCTATATGTTGATGGGAGCAACGGCACGCAATTACAAGAGAAACCATATAAGGAGAAGGTGTGTCATGGGCATGCCTTTTCTTTGGCCTACCTCTACCTTTCCTCATACCTACTATAACCAACCTCTCGCTCCTCCTCACtggtaaaagaaaaacaaaagtaaaCAAGACTATTACCTATTCATAGCAGCTACAAATTATTAAAGTCCATATAGACTCTTAAGCACACAAAACTGACTTCCTCAGATTGTTCTGTAAACAACAGGAATTCTGATATGCAAATAAGAATAGGGAAAACTATGTAGAGGAGAACCATGGACATTAAATGAGAATCTGAAACATACAAAACATCCATTTGGCTGGTGGAAAAGAATAATAAACAAGTCACCGCATCTTCCCTCTTCTCAAACTTAAATTTCCTCAAGAATTTCGTAGATTTCATCATGGTGAGTCCAAAAACTGCTTTATATCTGACTGTTCTTCAACTCGAAACAAACTAACCAATTTGCTCAACACTTAAGTATACTAAATGTTCAATAATTCCAGCAACTGATCATGCAATTAATTCAGTAAATACGGGATCCACACACATCAATTCTCCGTGCACCTGTGGGTTTTTTGCGAACCTCTTCATGATTTTTCTGTTCCCGTTTTCTCGTG is a genomic window containing:
- the LOC107004798 gene encoding regulation of nuclear pre-mRNA domain-containing protein 1B-like; the protein is MGDDAFDGPELAEKLSKLNSSKQSIESLSRWCISYRKKAKQIVETWDKSFRSAQREQRVSFLYLANDIIQNSRRKGSEFVNEFWKVLPASLKKVNESGDGSVKKVASRLVNIWEERKVFGSKGQNLKDEVLGKSPAPSESKGKSSNPIEVVKKDAHSVRIKMAVGCTPEKIVTAFQLVHDENVNEEDALNKCKHSVFCVGEMENDIENRSSQGNLQGSELMDKLLEQENILQECISHFENAESLRITLISLLKDALQDQESKLELLRSGMQVACGQIELVKNARRRLTSPSVAAPPVNTGILPIEVTRTTEPTPPSVQLINIPPLPPPPNPVTSFTNSKSNEEESKSSAAAAVAAKLAASTSSAQMLTSVLSSLVAEEAASLSSGLKSTGFTSSLPFASPEKRLKLDKPMTFSDMNSSERGSSTYFTSSQQLLTSIPLAPSSAMQSVSQPNQIQAPLPPPPPPPPSLHPANSPASQLVQSTGMMMGVMPYGYSTGLQQPVSSQIAMGLRPPPPPPQQAQLQSQQQPANSGFYRPSGIGFYGQAHQQTAPAAPRQ